A stretch of Sulfurimonas autotrophica DSM 16294 DNA encodes these proteins:
- a CDS encoding DUF2461 domain-containing protein: MEFKGFSKKTLPFLESIRKNNNKEWFSAHKKEYEELILNPSRAFVTEMGEHLQALEPFINAIPKINKSLYRIYRDTRRPNALAMPIKERIGVIFWQGNTKRMQSSSFYLHFSPDELYVAVGVRWFEKPMLDAFRETIKNDDKRTQLAKILEDIKAKDKGYTHLEKGYKRYPKGFSADMAHADLSLYKGMATYKMLDPHLIEDGDKLINTLYKIYEDMLPLQQFMYAVSLRVEHD; encoded by the coding sequence TTGGAGTTTAAAGGTTTTAGTAAAAAAACACTTCCATTTTTAGAATCAATACGCAAAAATAATAATAAAGAGTGGTTTAGTGCCCATAAAAAAGAGTATGAAGAACTCATTTTAAATCCATCTCGTGCTTTTGTTACAGAGATGGGAGAACACCTTCAAGCTCTCGAACCTTTTATAAATGCAATCCCAAAAATAAATAAATCTCTCTATAGAATCTATCGTGATACAAGACGCCCCAATGCACTAGCTATGCCTATTAAAGAGCGAATAGGTGTTATATTTTGGCAGGGAAATACTAAAAGAATGCAAAGTTCATCATTTTATTTACACTTTTCCCCTGATGAACTCTATGTGGCTGTCGGTGTGAGATGGTTTGAAAAACCTATGCTTGATGCTTTTCGAGAAACTATTAAAAATGATGATAAACGTACCCAACTTGCAAAAATACTTGAAGATATAAAAGCCAAAGACAAAGGATATACGCATCTTGAAAAGGGCTATAAACGTTACCCTAAAGGATTTTCTGCAGATATGGCACATGCTGATTTGAGTCTCTATAAAGGTATGGCAACATATAAGATGCTTGACCCGCATCTCATCGAAGACGGGGATAAACTTATAAATACACTTTATAAAATCTATGAGGATATGCTGCCTTTGCAGCAGTTTATGTATGCAGTGAGCCTCAGAGTTGAACATGACTAA
- a CDS encoding cupin domain-containing protein, with amino-acid sequence MTNIFDYELPKPDSEHFKTLLKEKNVEIKTVVSNALKTPQTFVDKKDEWVVVLKGCAKLEINGIVHKLKSGDTLFIAANTKHTLLKTKKVVVWLSVYIG; translated from the coding sequence ATGACTAATATTTTTGATTATGAGTTGCCTAAACCTGACAGTGAACATTTTAAAACTCTCCTCAAAGAAAAAAATGTAGAGATAAAAACAGTAGTAAGCAACGCACTGAAAACACCGCAGACATTTGTTGATAAGAAAGACGAATGGGTAGTTGTCTTAAAAGGCTGTGCAAAATTAGAAATAAATGGTATAGTACACAAATTAAAAAGCGGAGACACTTTGTTTATAGCCGCAAATACAAAGCATACACTGCTTAAAACAAAAAAAGTTGTTGTCTGGCTGAGTGTATATATAGGATAA
- the hemH gene encoding ferrochelatase, whose translation MKKEAIVLLNMGGPNNLNEVEIFLKNMFADKNILTMKSSLVRKMVGGLIVFNRTESSQEIYRELGGKSPIVGHTKKLVQKLQKKLGEKFIVDFAMRYTPPFACAVVDRLNKEDIDKIYLIPMYPQYSTTTTKSSLEDFEECYHNSKGNALLVEIKHFFENTTYNNAVIESIKKRVGESEYRDFDIIFSAHGLPQKIIDAGDVYEKHVNRHVSILKEMMQQEEMEFHNVHLAYQSKVGRMQWLTPSLEEKLKTVRNRGVIIFPIAFTIDNSETDYELDIEYREIAQELGFKDYRVCKCPNDSDLFVDALAEVYKKMK comes from the coding sequence TTGAAAAAAGAAGCAATAGTTTTACTGAATATGGGTGGACCGAACAACCTGAATGAAGTTGAAATATTTTTAAAAAATATGTTTGCAGATAAAAACATACTTACTATGAAAAGCAGCCTTGTAAGAAAAATGGTGGGTGGGCTGATAGTTTTTAACCGCACAGAGTCTTCTCAAGAAATTTACAGAGAGCTTGGCGGAAAATCACCTATTGTCGGACATACAAAAAAACTTGTGCAAAAACTGCAAAAAAAACTCGGTGAAAAATTTATTGTCGATTTTGCTATGCGCTACACTCCACCTTTTGCATGTGCAGTGGTGGATCGTTTAAACAAAGAAGATATTGATAAAATATATCTTATTCCAATGTATCCGCAGTATTCTACAACGACGACAAAGTCATCGCTTGAAGACTTCGAAGAGTGCTATCATAATAGTAAAGGCAATGCGCTTTTAGTGGAAATAAAACATTTTTTTGAAAATACAACATATAATAATGCTGTAATTGAAAGCATCAAAAAAAGGGTAGGAGAGAGTGAATATCGTGATTTTGATATTATTTTTTCTGCACACGGGCTGCCTCAAAAGATTATAGATGCCGGTGATGTGTATGAAAAACATGTTAACCGTCATGTAAGCATTTTAAAAGAGATGATGCAGCAAGAGGAGATGGAGTTTCATAATGTTCATTTGGCATACCAGTCAAAAGTAGGGCGGATGCAATGGCTGACACCTTCACTTGAAGAGAAGCTAAAAACGGTCAGAAACAGAGGCGTTATTATTTTTCCTATTGCTTTTACTATTGATAACTCAGAAACAGATTATGAACTAGATATTGAGTATAGAGAAATTGCCCAAGAGTTAGGTTTTAAAGACTATCGTGTATGTAAATGTCCAAATGACAGCGACTTGTTTGTAGATGCTTTGGCTGAAGTTTATAAGAAGATGAAGTAA
- a CDS encoding HAD family hydrolase, which produces MQKIVIFDMDGTLIDSKKDITISVNYVRKINHNLPPLGEEFIVDAINKEVRNLPKLFYNTEVYETADRELFEKHYKEQCIEHPYLYEGVKEMLEALHVNGVKLSVATNAPTQFALTMLKHLHVADMFDMIVGADKVKASKPNPDMIHKILNFYHYDKSKDKAWMVGDNSKDIKSANNAEIGAIFAAWGFSAHGTHSVIVKHPKEILDIVL; this is translated from the coding sequence ATGCAGAAAATAGTTATTTTTGACATGGACGGTACGTTGATTGATTCGAAAAAAGATATTACTATATCAGTAAACTATGTAAGAAAAATTAATCATAATCTGCCGCCGCTCGGTGAAGAGTTCATAGTAGATGCGATTAACAAAGAAGTGCGAAATCTGCCTAAACTTTTTTATAATACCGAAGTCTATGAAACAGCTGACAGAGAGCTTTTTGAAAAGCATTATAAAGAGCAGTGTATAGAACATCCTTACCTGTATGAAGGGGTAAAAGAGATGCTCGAAGCTTTACATGTAAATGGGGTAAAACTTTCTGTGGCGACAAATGCACCGACACAATTTGCATTGACAATGCTTAAGCATTTACATGTAGCTGATATGTTTGATATGATAGTAGGGGCAGACAAAGTAAAGGCATCAAAACCCAATCCTGATATGATACATAAAATTTTGAATTTTTATCATTATGATAAGTCTAAAGACAAAGCTTGGATGGTTGGAGATAACTCGAAAGATATAAAAAGTGCGAATAATGCCGAAATTGGAGCAATTTTTGCAGCATGGGGCTTTTCTGCACATGGCACTCATTCTGTGATTGTGAAGCATCCCAAGGAAATATTGGATATTGTTTTATAG
- a CDS encoding molybdopterin-dependent oxidoreductase, giving the protein MKRREFLKTSIAASAAILSTTTLSAGETRQPIDNRKVSDMAFPQKRPLITYSDRPPLLESPRSTFARGITQNDEFFVRWHLPDIPTHIDTDSYTIKIDGLVEQDLEISLKELKNDFEQVEVTAVLQCGGNSRSAFTPIPGGIQWGSGAMGCAKWKGVRLSDLLNRAGLKKDAHWIGFNGLEKAAYYKTPNFVRELELTELDDHVIVAYQMNGEDLPYLNGFPLRLVLPGYYSDSWVKMLSNITVTDKYKSLFFMDMAYRVPDNKCECETPEHHFKPTKPITNMNVKSVIGYPENGMKVYHNSHVVVRGVAFDDGHGIREVLVSVDGGKTWDKAELKQENGRYAYTEFRYAYKPADYGKVTFMTKAVNRLGDEQPFAKDIGWNHGGYKYNGIDEVTVEVV; this is encoded by the coding sequence ATGAAAAGAAGAGAATTTCTCAAAACTTCTATAGCTGCTTCTGCTGCTATTTTAAGTACAACTACATTATCAGCTGGCGAAACACGTCAGCCTATTGATAACAGAAAAGTGTCTGATATGGCTTTTCCTCAAAAAAGACCATTAATTACTTACTCAGACAGACCTCCACTTTTGGAATCACCAAGAAGTACATTTGCAAGAGGGATTACACAAAATGATGAATTTTTTGTAAGATGGCATCTTCCGGATATTCCAACTCATATAGATACAGATTCTTACACCATTAAAATAGATGGTCTTGTAGAACAAGATTTGGAAATTTCTCTTAAGGAATTAAAAAATGATTTTGAACAGGTAGAAGTTACGGCAGTGCTACAGTGTGGTGGAAATTCTCGTTCGGCTTTTACACCGATTCCTGGCGGTATTCAGTGGGGTAGTGGTGCTATGGGTTGTGCAAAATGGAAAGGCGTTAGATTAAGTGACCTTTTAAATCGTGCAGGATTGAAAAAAGATGCACATTGGATAGGCTTCAACGGACTTGAAAAAGCAGCTTATTATAAAACACCGAATTTTGTCAGAGAGCTAGAACTCACAGAACTTGATGATCATGTTATTGTTGCTTATCAAATGAATGGTGAAGATTTACCTTATTTAAATGGTTTTCCACTTCGTTTGGTTCTTCCTGGATATTATTCAGACAGCTGGGTTAAAATGTTAAGTAATATTACCGTAACAGATAAATATAAATCTCTTTTCTTTATGGATATGGCATACAGAGTTCCAGACAATAAATGTGAATGTGAAACACCCGAGCATCATTTTAAGCCTACAAAGCCGATTACAAATATGAACGTAAAGTCAGTCATTGGTTACCCTGAAAATGGTATGAAAGTATATCATAACTCTCATGTTGTTGTGCGTGGTGTAGCCTTTGATGACGGACATGGAATTAGAGAAGTTTTAGTCTCTGTTGATGGTGGTAAAACATGGGATAAAGCAGAGCTAAAACAAGAAAATGGACGATATGCATATACAGAGTTTAGATATGCCTATAAGCCCGCAGATTATGGAAAAGTAACATTTATGACAAAAGCGGTAAATCGTCTCGGAGATGAGCAGCCATTTGCAAAAGATATTGGATGGAACCATGGTGGATACAAATATAATGGTATTGATGAAGTTACAGTAGAAGTGGTTTAA
- a CDS encoding type II toxin-antitoxin system RelE/ParE family toxin, producing MRIVRSKKYTTSLQEIMKFISFDSKNRALGFRNQLDKQISNIVNMPYKCRKSIYFDDEDIRDLIYKGYTIVYKVDEEKSTITIAGIKKYKAEL from the coding sequence GTGCGAATAGTTAGAAGTAAAAAATACACAACATCACTTCAAGAGATAATGAAGTTTATATCTTTTGATAGTAAGAATAGAGCTTTAGGATTTAGGAATCAACTAGATAAACAAATCTCAAATATTGTAAATATGCCCTACAAGTGCAGAAAGTCAATTTACTTTGATGATGAAGATATAAGAGACTTAATTTACAAGGGTTATACAATAGTGTATAAAGTTGATGAAGAAAAATCCACAATCACTATTGCAGGTATTAAAAAATACAAGGCTGAGTTATAG
- a CDS encoding tyrosine-type recombinase/integrase: MEQNTEPGKVLTNEELELMFNTFKNGDYDLEIQPRPTLYLFSKILYFTGARPSGVIDIQVKHCNFDENKITIKAMKKGKSYQAQVRLELMELIKEWISEHSLGFNDYIFYPQQTFIRTGKGKDKATAYSGYRKQGQQVFNKIFNVGIPNTELMHRVSFYSLRRTAGTKVYKAKGIMHAMLFLNHTSVKTTQM; the protein is encoded by the coding sequence ATTGAACAAAATACTGAACCAGGGAAAGTACTAACAAACGAAGAATTAGAACTAATGTTTAATACATTTAAAAATGGAGATTATGATTTAGAAATTCAACCTAGACCTACATTATATCTATTCTCTAAAATATTGTACTTTACTGGAGCAAGGCCTAGTGGTGTGATTGATATTCAGGTAAAACATTGTAACTTTGATGAAAATAAGATTACTATCAAAGCTATGAAAAAAGGAAAAAGCTATCAGGCTCAGGTAAGACTAGAGTTAATGGAGCTAATTAAAGAGTGGATTTCAGAACATAGTCTTGGTTTTAACGATTATATATTTTATCCACAGCAGACTTTCATAAGAACAGGGAAAGGTAAAGATAAGGCTACCGCTTACAGTGGATACAGAAAGCAAGGTCAACAAGTTTTTAACAAAATTTTTAATGTAGGAATACCAAATACAGAGTTAATGCATCGTGTTTCATTTTACAGTTTAAGAAGAACTGCTGGCACAAAAGTTTATAAGGCAAAAGGAATAATGCACGCTATGTTGTTCTTAAATCATACATCAGTCAAAACTACTCAAATGTAG
- a CDS encoding Fic family protein, translated as MNYAPPFKITTKIIDLISKISLNIGKLEVIDSSSTLPLLRKVNQIRTITGTLQIEGSSLDEERITALIEGKRVLGKVDEIAEANGAIALYKQIDNLNYKDEQELLKSHKVLMDELLKNAGTYRTKDVGVGGEGGVVHVAPPNGHIPKLMSDLFDWLSTTDEHPLIVSSVFHYEFEFIHPFIDGNGRMGRFWQSLILYNWNNYFSVIPIESIIRDKQQEYYNVLEECGSSGESTLFIEFALQSILEAIDKVGNRVSNKVGNLTDNQQMILEQIQLNNKISASKLSDIVGISKRKIEENLAKLKEQGILQRVGGTRGYWELLAVI; from the coding sequence ATGAATTATGCACCACCATTTAAAATCACTACTAAAATAATTGACTTAATCAGTAAGATCAGTTTGAATATTGGAAAACTTGAGGTAATTGATTCATCATCTACTCTACCTCTGCTGAGGAAAGTAAATCAAATTAGAACAATTACTGGAACACTTCAAATAGAAGGTAGTAGTCTTGATGAAGAGAGAATTACTGCACTTATTGAAGGGAAGAGAGTTTTAGGTAAAGTTGATGAGATAGCAGAAGCAAATGGTGCTATTGCTTTATATAAACAGATTGATAATTTGAATTATAAAGATGAACAAGAACTTTTAAAATCACACAAGGTTTTGATGGATGAACTTTTAAAAAATGCTGGAACATATCGAACAAAAGATGTAGGTGTGGGTGGCGAAGGTGGTGTAGTTCATGTTGCACCTCCTAATGGACATATACCAAAGCTTATGAGTGACCTATTTGATTGGTTAAGTACAACAGATGAACATCCTTTAATTGTAAGTAGCGTATTCCACTATGAGTTTGAGTTTATACACCCTTTTATAGATGGTAATGGGAGAATGGGAAGATTTTGGCAGAGTTTGATTCTTTATAATTGGAACAACTATTTTAGTGTTATTCCTATTGAGAGTATCATAAGGGACAAACAGCAGGAATACTATAATGTGCTTGAAGAGTGTGGAAGCAGTGGAGAGAGTACACTGTTTATAGAATTTGCACTTCAATCAATTTTGGAAGCAATTGATAAGGTCGGCAATAGAGTCAGTAATAAGGTCGGTAATCTAACTGATAATCAACAAATGATACTTGAACAGATTCAACTTAATAATAAAATATCTGCATCTAAACTATCTGATATTGTAGGTATTTCAAAAAGAAAGATTGAAGAAAATTTAGCCAAACTAAAAGAGCAAGGGATTTTACAAAGAGTTGGTGGAACTAGAGGTTACTGGGAATTACTGGCAGTAATTTAA
- a CDS encoding transposase: MRNSKYTREFRDSSVQLVINSDESTAKIAKDLDVNEKTLYNWVREYKKANNIPIFPRGYSASEDGKKNIKETAEEENKRLRAENKLLKQERDILKKATAYFAKEVL, encoded by the coding sequence ATGAGAAATAGTAAATACACCAGAGAATTTAGAGATTCTAGTGTTCAATTGGTGATAAATTCAGACGAATCAACTGCAAAAATTGCCAAAGATTTAGATGTGAACGAGAAGACTCTTTATAATTGGGTTAGGGAATATAAAAAAGCCAATAATATTCCTATATTTCCAAGGGGTTATTCTGCTTCTGAAGATGGAAAGAAGAACATAAAAGAGACAGCAGAAGAAGAGAACAAACGCTTACGAGCAGAGAACAAATTACTCAAGCAAGAAAGAGACATTTTAAAAAAGGCAACAGCGTACTTTGCAAAAGAAGTTCTGTAA
- a CDS encoding IS3 family transposase, giving the protein MTQARKRHFKKGNSVLCKRSSVKYAWIQKNKMNFNITVMCKVLKVDKSSFYHWIKAGCIVKKVDEKLNELIEIIFVQGRQNYGTRRIKEKLKQRYGFLVSRRRIGDIMKDLGLVAKTKKRYKINTTNSNHNLPIAPNLLERDFYASTPDEKYVGDITYIPTNEGWLYLATVIDLYSRRIVGWSMDDTMKVSLVNDALNMALISRKPPKSLIWHTDRGSQYASYAHKDLLQKYGIVQSMSRKGNCWDNAVAESFFHTLKTELVYHEIYETKSQANQSIFEWIEVYYNRQRMHSSNNNLSPVEFEEKMMLQVETAA; this is encoded by the coding sequence ATTACTCAAGCAAGAAAGAGACATTTTAAAAAAGGCAACAGCGTACTTTGCAAAAGAAGTTCTGTAAAATACGCATGGATTCAAAAGAATAAAATGAACTTCAATATTACAGTAATGTGCAAAGTTTTAAAAGTTGACAAATCAAGCTTTTATCATTGGATAAAAGCGGGTTGTATTGTTAAAAAAGTTGATGAAAAGCTCAATGAACTCATAGAAATAATATTTGTTCAAGGAAGGCAGAACTACGGTACAAGACGCATCAAAGAGAAACTGAAACAAAGATATGGATTTCTTGTTTCAAGACGCCGTATAGGCGATATTATGAAGGACTTGGGGCTTGTCGCAAAGACCAAAAAGCGATATAAAATCAATACAACAAATTCAAATCACAATCTACCAATTGCACCCAATCTCTTAGAGAGAGATTTTTATGCTTCTACTCCAGATGAGAAATATGTTGGAGATATAACTTATATTCCAACAAATGAAGGCTGGCTCTATTTAGCCACTGTCATAGATTTGTACTCAAGACGAATAGTCGGTTGGTCAATGGATGATACCATGAAAGTTTCACTTGTAAATGATGCCCTAAATATGGCATTAATCAGCCGAAAACCGCCAAAAAGTTTAATTTGGCATACAGATAGAGGCAGCCAATATGCTTCTTATGCGCATAAAGATTTATTGCAAAAATATGGAATCGTTCAAAGCATGTCAAGAAAGGGTAATTGTTGGGATAACGCAGTAGCAGAGAGCTTTTTTCATACCTTGAAAACTGAACTTGTTTACCATGAGATTTATGAAACAAAATCTCAAGCTAATCAGAGTATTTTTGAATGGATTGAAGTTTATTACAATAGACAAAGGATGCATAGTTCAAATAATAATTTGTCACCTGTCGAGTTTGAAGAAAAAATGATGTTACAGGTTGAAACAGCAGCTTAG
- a CDS encoding bifunctional 3,4-dihydroxy-2-butanone 4-phosphate synthase/GTP cyclohydrolase II — MKPIERVLQAIEDIKKGKMVIMIDDEDRENEGDLVYAAAFSTPAHVNFMATHARGLICVALSKSIADRLNLNPMVSSNTSSYETAFTVSVDAKDALTGISAKERDDTIKILANPISKPDELVKPGHIFPLIAKEGGTLVRTGHTEGSVDLCRLAGLNEAGVICEIIKDNGEMARRDDLDIFAKKHDLHTVFISDIVEYRLANERLVKEIDVQEIEFFGVKVQRHTFQDHDGIHHTAILFYNAGEVANVRVHNVIPDCELLLNQDKYNNLINSIEYLKQNSGLLVFINKTNHQDNAAMKEFGIGAQIIKSFGVSKMNLITSMKKTDFVGLGGFGLEVNEIIDI, encoded by the coding sequence ATGAAACCGATAGAGAGAGTTTTACAGGCTATAGAAGATATTAAAAAAGGCAAGATGGTAATTATGATTGATGATGAAGACAGAGAAAATGAGGGTGACTTGGTTTATGCTGCTGCTTTTTCAACTCCTGCACATGTAAACTTTATGGCAACGCATGCACGAGGGCTTATATGCGTTGCTCTGTCTAAATCTATTGCAGACAGACTCAATTTAAATCCTATGGTGAGTTCAAATACATCTTCATATGAGACTGCTTTTACTGTTTCTGTGGATGCAAAAGATGCTTTGACAGGTATTTCTGCAAAAGAGCGTGATGATACTATAAAAATACTGGCTAATCCTATTTCAAAGCCGGATGAGCTGGTAAAACCGGGACATATTTTTCCTTTGATAGCAAAAGAAGGCGGTACGCTTGTGAGAACGGGGCATACAGAAGGTTCCGTTGATTTATGCCGTTTGGCAGGGCTTAACGAGGCCGGTGTGATTTGTGAGATTATTAAAGATAACGGTGAGATGGCTCGTCGGGATGATTTAGATATTTTTGCAAAAAAGCATGATCTGCATACGGTGTTTATTTCCGATATTGTTGAATACAGACTTGCCAATGAAAGACTCGTAAAAGAGATAGATGTGCAAGAGATAGAGTTTTTCGGTGTAAAAGTACAGCGACATACATTCCAAGACCATGACGGCATTCATCATACGGCTATACTTTTTTACAATGCAGGTGAGGTTGCCAATGTAAGAGTTCATAACGTTATACCTGATTGTGAACTGCTTTTAAATCAAGACAAATATAATAATCTTATTAACTCTATAGAATATCTCAAGCAAAACAGTGGTTTATTGGTTTTTATCAACAAAACGAACCATCAGGACAATGCAGCTATGAAAGAATTCGGCATCGGTGCGCAGATTATCAAATCTTTCGGTGTTTCAAAGATGAACCTGATTACTTCTATGAAAAAAACTGATTTTGTCGGGCTGGGTGGATTCGGGCTGGAAGTAAATGAAATTATAGATATTTAA
- a CDS encoding FAD:protein FMN transferase, with product MHKLLLIACLFLTCNADIQMTQRSKVMMGTFVSVSVERGHKELIKQSFEIIKGVESSLSSYKKTSPIAKLNKNKEADLDAYSYESLKLSLQYYNETGGYFDIAVGKITKDLYHFGEKERVASSKELQKSSTSIGGLVFDKSTAYINNTIKIDLGGMGKGFGVDKVSAFLVKNSVKKAVIALSGDIRCIGTCKIAVNNPLDANQPLALFTMNNSGVSTSGNYNRYIKSPKYNHLINPKTKQSEQNFFSVTLVSNLPSATLDAYATAVSVMPVKKAYAFLNSQPLAYIILQADKKLIVSQNIIHYISDLKLK from the coding sequence ATGCATAAATTGTTACTCATTGCATGTTTGTTTCTTACATGTAATGCAGATATACAGATGACACAGCGTTCAAAAGTAATGATGGGGACCTTTGTGTCTGTTTCTGTTGAGAGGGGGCATAAAGAGCTTATAAAACAATCCTTTGAAATAATAAAAGGAGTTGAGAGCTCTCTCTCTTCTTACAAAAAAACATCTCCTATTGCTAAACTCAATAAAAATAAAGAAGCAGACTTAGATGCCTATAGCTATGAATCATTAAAGCTCTCTTTGCAATACTATAACGAGACAGGCGGTTATTTTGATATTGCCGTAGGAAAGATTACAAAAGATTTATACCATTTTGGCGAAAAAGAAAGAGTAGCTTCTTCTAAAGAGCTGCAAAAAAGTTCTACATCTATCGGCGGGCTTGTATTTGATAAATCAACGGCATATATTAATAATACTATAAAAATAGACCTTGGAGGTATGGGCAAGGGGTTTGGCGTTGATAAAGTCAGTGCATTTTTAGTGAAAAACAGCGTTAAAAAAGCCGTCATAGCTTTAAGCGGTGATATTCGATGTATAGGTACATGTAAGATTGCTGTAAATAATCCTTTGGATGCAAATCAGCCTTTGGCCCTTTTTACAATGAACAACAGCGGTGTGAGTACGAGCGGAAATTATAACAGATATATTAAGAGTCCAAAATACAATCATCTTATAAATCCTAAAACAAAACAATCAGAACAAAATTTTTTCTCTGTCACACTTGTTTCAAACCTGCCATCGGCTACACTTGATGCATATGCAACGGCTGTGAGTGTTATGCCTGTAAAAAAAGCATATGCTTTTTTAAACTCTCAACCTTTGGCATATATAATTTTACAAGCAGATAAAAAACTTATAGTCAGTCAAAATATTATCCACTATATAAGTGATTTAAAATTGAAATGA
- a CDS encoding cytochrome c3 family protein gives MKTLILLSLIILTCNVSFANDNKVCQKCHPLIYKEYYNSIHRKSSLANDKTYKALFEKEHKNKEKNNCKSCHSPSAKTPREEKEAPISCIYCHTIKDVQEGDKANKNILSGEKKDFYTAQADKKNESKVKYETTSSFFGLVKHSKNSPYHQIEYNNENYYNGNVCMGCHSHVNNSNDFDIIMLDAYIDKKDKHTCISCHMPQIMGSKTTLRDSKTHAYHGIAGVHIFSETLGKYIDLTVEKNSNGFDVKIINQANHALFGQAYREGVLDIQIRRGDKTISLKPYIFTRIFGKNGTQSMPFEAKKVLKDTLIYAKKNVKYNTKLQKEDKVIITLGFRLISNKAAKELHLQNDKELSKIRVLKTQSFQF, from the coding sequence ATGAAAACACTTATATTACTCTCACTGATTATACTTACATGTAACGTCTCTTTTGCAAATGACAATAAAGTTTGTCAAAAATGCCATCCTCTTATTTACAAAGAATACTACAACTCTATTCACAGAAAGTCATCACTTGCTAACGATAAAACATATAAAGCTCTTTTTGAAAAAGAGCATAAAAATAAAGAAAAAAACAATTGTAAGAGCTGCCACTCACCAAGTGCAAAGACTCCACGTGAAGAAAAAGAAGCTCCTATTTCATGTATTTACTGTCACACCATAAAAGATGTTCAAGAAGGTGATAAAGCCAACAAAAACATACTTAGCGGCGAGAAAAAGGACTTTTACACAGCACAAGCAGATAAAAAAAATGAATCAAAAGTAAAGTACGAGACAACAAGCTCTTTCTTTGGACTCGTAAAACATTCTAAAAATTCTCCTTATCATCAAATAGAATACAACAATGAAAACTACTATAACGGCAATGTCTGTATGGGATGTCATTCACATGTAAATAATAGTAATGATTTTGATATTATAATGCTAGATGCCTACATAGACAAAAAAGACAAGCATACATGCATATCGTGTCACATGCCGCAAATCATGGGCAGTAAAACAACACTTAGAGACAGTAAAACGCACGCTTATCACGGTATAGCAGGTGTACATATCTTTAGTGAAACTCTTGGCAAATATATAGATTTAACAGTAGAAAAAAACAGCAATGGCTTTGATGTAAAAATTATAAACCAAGCTAATCATGCTCTCTTTGGACAGGCATACAGAGAAGGTGTTCTTGATATTCAAATCAGAAGAGGGGATAAAACTATTTCTTTAAAACCATACATTTTCACACGTATTTTTGGGAAAAACGGCACCCAAAGTATGCCGTTTGAAGCAAAAAAAGTTTTAAAAGATACACTCATTTACGCAAAAAAGAATGTCAAATATAATACAAAACTCCAAAAAGAAGACAAAGTCATCATTACACTCGGCTTTCGACTTATTTCCAACAAAGCGGCAAAAGAACTGCATCTTCAAAATGATAAAGAGCTCAGCAAAATAAGAGTGTTAAAAACGCAATCATTTCAATTTTAA
- a CDS encoding FMN-binding protein encodes MKHILLLSLLIFSLTNSLSAEVLLSPIDAMKENYSQTATIRKKNILLSSAMFKKIQSSAKVKLQTKIYRIYIAEKRGKILGYGILINKKVRSKNAVVMYLITKDGVLKGIEVIAFNEPHEYIPSKTWTSQFQNIPTNKMLKLSRDIPTITGATLSARSITDGSRIAFAIYNELLQEK; translated from the coding sequence ATGAAGCATATTCTTCTCCTGTCTTTACTCATTTTCTCTCTTACAAATTCTCTATCGGCGGAAGTTTTACTCTCCCCGATAGATGCAATGAAAGAAAATTACTCTCAAACAGCGACAATACGTAAAAAAAATATTCTGCTCTCTTCTGCTATGTTTAAAAAGATACAATCCAGTGCAAAAGTAAAACTGCAAACAAAAATTTATCGTATCTATATAGCCGAGAAACGTGGAAAAATTTTAGGGTACGGTATTTTAATCAATAAAAAGGTTCGTTCTAAAAATGCGGTAGTTATGTACCTTATTACAAAAGATGGTGTATTAAAAGGTATAGAAGTCATCGCTTTTAACGAGCCTCACGAATACATTCCTTCTAAAACATGGACTTCTCAGTTTCAAAATATACCGACAAATAAAATGCTCAAGCTCTCACGTGATATTCCTACCATTACGGGAGCGACTCTTAGTGCCAGAAGTATAACCGACGGCTCACGCATTGCCTTTGCAATCTACAATGAACTTTTACAAGAAAAATAA